From one Rosa rugosa chromosome 4, drRosRugo1.1, whole genome shotgun sequence genomic stretch:
- the LOC133741898 gene encoding 12S seed storage globulin 2-like codes for MAEMDLTPKSAVAAFEGDGGGYYIWSFPALGEANVGAGKLVLKPSGFALPHYADSAKLGYVLQGEDGLVGMVFPNTSEEVVLKLKKGDVIPVPLGAVSWWFNNGGSSNDLVIVFLGETTKAYTPGLFTYFFIAGTQSLLGGFSTDFISKSFNITKDEADEVTKNQTGVLLVKLEQGKTMPKPNALITQKLVHQLTVSATLTEKEFPFLNQAGLSANLIKLEAYAISSPIYTTDSSVQVIYVQARGGGRVQIAGLNGQSALDAEVTAGHLIVVPRFFMVAKLAGEKGMECFSVITSSRAVLEDLTGKTSVLRALSPEVLQISLNINPELQTILQSKIN; via the exons ATGGCAGAGATGGATCTAACACCAAAGTCAGCGGTAGCGGCGTTCGAGGGAGATGGTGGAGGATATTACATATGGTCATTTCCGGCGCTTGGGGAGGCCAATGTTGGCGCCGGCAAGCTTGTATTGAAGCCTAGTGGTTTTGCTCTTCCTCACTATGCAGATTCTGCCAAACTGGGATATGTTCTTCAAG GTGAGGATGGACTAGTTGGAATGGTATTCCCCAACACATCAGAGGAGGTAGTATTGAAGCTCAAGAAAGGAGACGTGATTCCGGTACCACTCGGAGCAGTCTCATGGTGGTTCAACAATGGCGGCTCATCCAATGACCTTGTTATCGTTTTCTTGGGAGAAACTACAAAGGCTTACACTCCTGGTCTGTTTACTTACTTCTTCATAGCAGGAACTCAAAGTCTTCTAGGAGGTTTCTCAACTGACTTCATTAGCAAGTCATTCAATATTACCAAAGATGAAGCAGATGAGGTCACCAAAAACCAGACAGGGGTTTTGCTAGTTAAGCTAGAACAGGGAAAGACCATGCCTAAGCCCAACGCACTCATCACCCAAAAACTTGTTCATCAACTCACTGTTAGTGCCACTTTGACTGAGAAGGAGTTTCCTTTTCTTAACCAGGCTGGGTTAAGTGCCAACCTCATAAAACTTGAAGCCTACGCAATTTCCTCTCCCATTTACACTACTGATTCTTCGGTTCAAGTGATCTATGTCCAGGCAC GAGGAGGTGGTCGGGTCCAAATTGCGGGTCTTAATGGTCAGAGTGCGTTGGATGCGGAAGTAACTGCGGGTCACTTGATCGTTGTGCCTAGGTTTTTCATGGTAGCGAAACTTGCCGGGGAAAAAGGAATGGAGTGTTTCTCTGTCATTACAAGTTCCCG GGCTGTCCTGGAAGACTTAACTGGCAAGACATCAGTATTGAGGGCATTATCACCTGAGGTGCTACAAATATCCCTAAATATAAATCCAGAGTTGCAGACAATTCTCCAATCAAAGATTAACTAG